In the genome of Nocardioides sp. NBC_00368, the window GCGGCCACCGACGATGTTGCCGAAGAACAGCCCGACGCCGAAGAGGACGAGCAGCAGCGGCACCGCACCGGCGGAGAAGCCGCTGACCTCGGTCAGGGTGAAGGCGATGTAGGTGAACCCGCCGAACATGCCGCCGTAGCCGAGCACGGTCAGGGCGATCGAGAACCAGACCTGCGGGCTGGCGAAGGCGGCCAGCTCGGTGCGTACGGCCGGGGTGGCCTCCTCGTTGCGGCCGGTGTGGGCCGGGACCAGGAGGGCGATGCCGACGAAGGCGATGACGCCGATCACGGTGATGGCCCAGAAGGTCGAGCGCCAGCCGGCGGCCTGGCCGAGCAGGGTGCCGAGCGGTACGCCGAGGACGTTGGCGAGGGTGAGGCCACCGAACATGAAGGCGATGGCACTCGCCTTGCGCTCCGGGGCGACCAGCTGCGCGGCGACGACGGCACCGATGCCGAAGAAGGCACCGTGGCACAGGGCAGCGATGATCCGGCCGACCATCATCGTGGCGTAGTCGGGCGAGATCGCCGAGATCAGGTTGCCGATGATGAAGAGCACCATCAGGCCCAGCAGGGCGAACTTACGGGGCACGCGGGTGAGCGCGAGGGTCAGGGCGATGGCGCCGATCGCGACGCTGAGGGCGTAGCCGGAGATGAGGTAGCCGGCGGTGGTCTCGCTGACCGCGAAGTCGGCGGAGACCTCGGGCAGCAGGCCCATGATGACGAACTCGGTGAGGCCGATGCCGAACCCTCCGATCGCGAGGGCTAGCAGTGCGACGGGCATGGA includes:
- a CDS encoding MFS transporter, whose translation is MPVALLALAIGGFGIGLTEFVIMGLLPEVSADFAVSETTAGYLISGYALSVAIGAIALTLALTRVPRKFALLGLMVLFIIGNLISAISPDYATMMVGRIIAALCHGAFFGIGAVVAAQLVAPERKASAIAFMFGGLTLANVLGVPLGTLLGQAAGWRSTFWAITVIGVIAFVGIALLVPAHTGRNEEATPAVRTELAAFASPQVWFSIALTVLGYGGMFGGFTYIAFTLTEVSGFSAGAVPLLLVLFGVGLFFGNIVGGRAADRDLVRTLGVLLAALTVVLAVFALVATSQVLTVVALVLMGAVGFGTVPALQMRVMGYADRAPTLASGANIAAFNVGNALGAWIGGLTLAAGLGYTSPLWAGAGVTALGLLVLLVAVRAPGGERRTSVPVPA